Proteins encoded together in one Pangasianodon hypophthalmus isolate fPanHyp1 chromosome 18, fPanHyp1.pri, whole genome shotgun sequence window:
- the mrpl42 gene encoding 39S ribosomal protein L42, mitochondrial, with amino-acid sequence MATWRRINCIPVLLTRACCNANKQLFQVRARALSFHPASRNQVPTSDENRDVDLGVTRDGETIVCFHPAADIPYELTKPIPSPDPTLDSAETHDLVLKSQLNKDILKSEKTPAVEELAKMFYTTKHRWYPVGQYHTRRRNRNPPKDR; translated from the exons ATGGCGACCTGGAGGCGGATAAACTGCATACCTGTCCTGCTGACACGCGCCTGCTGTAACGCTAACAAACAGTTATTTCAAGTCAGAG CTAGGGCCTTGTCATTTCATCCTGCGTCAAGAAACCAAGTACCTACTTCTGATGAGAACAG GGATGTGGACCTTGGGGTGACACGTGACGGGGAAACCATAGTGTGTTTCCACCCTGCTGCAGACATTCCCTATGAGCTCACAAAG CCCATCCCCAGTCCAGATCCTACACTTGATTCTGCAGAAACACATGATCTAGTATTGAAGTCGCAGCTTAATAAGGACATTTTAAAGAGTGAAAAGACGCCGGCTGTAGAGGAGCTTGCCAAGATGTTCTACACCACAAAGCACCGCTGGTACCCAGTCGGACA ATATCATACAAGGCGCAGGAACCGAAATCCACCCAAAGACAGATAG